Proteins encoded by one window of Fibrobacter sp.:
- a CDS encoding ribose-phosphate pyrophosphokinase yields MSDRFIVTGNFTDDPFAIDMAQYIGLREDISDVVSLKTFANSEFCPRYGLDVDDMEHIGRRLEGKIVLICSVSNHERSRNDYAMRNCILARAAKDNGAEQVVLVEPDLFYSAQDRGPHRVGELEKDRPDIDLKKFDGQAFTSLLYAQLLKTSGVDAVVTVHNHSVKVQNLFADIFGKDNFHNLIPTDAYAHYIKNSNFVQTGKDGNNLVIVSPDKGARPFMNAVYEALDLPECKRVVMDKVRTGEREISMTFNPELSDISIEEIEGKDVIVFDDMVRTGTTIVQCCEHIKKGNPNRVCFGVTHFHTSPEAREKLNSPAIDEILTTSTLPDIMNRDCQGRLRKKLTVMKLGKWIARHVMQMYGLDDGRFEKDFYKIDMSSKNPRWPPQFF; encoded by the coding sequence ATGTCTGATCGTTTTATCGTGACCGGCAACTTCACCGACGACCCCTTTGCCATCGACATGGCCCAGTACATCGGTCTTCGTGAAGATATTTCCGACGTGGTCTCCCTGAAGACCTTTGCAAACTCCGAATTCTGCCCCCGCTACGGCCTGGACGTGGACGATATGGAACATATCGGCCGTCGCCTGGAAGGGAAGATTGTCTTGATTTGCTCGGTCTCGAACCATGAACGCAGCCGTAACGACTACGCCATGCGCAACTGCATTCTGGCCCGCGCCGCCAAGGACAACGGCGCCGAACAGGTTGTCTTGGTTGAACCGGACCTGTTCTACAGCGCCCAGGACCGCGGCCCCCACCGCGTAGGCGAACTGGAAAAGGACCGCCCGGACATTGACCTCAAGAAATTTGACGGACAGGCTTTCACCAGCCTCCTGTATGCCCAGCTCCTCAAGACTTCTGGCGTGGATGCCGTGGTGACGGTGCACAACCACAGCGTGAAGGTGCAGAACCTTTTCGCCGACATTTTCGGCAAGGATAATTTCCACAATTTGATTCCCACGGACGCCTACGCCCACTACATCAAGAACAGCAATTTTGTGCAGACCGGCAAGGACGGTAACAACCTGGTGATTGTCTCTCCGGACAAGGGCGCACGCCCCTTCATGAACGCTGTCTACGAGGCCCTGGACCTGCCCGAATGCAAGCGCGTGGTGATGGACAAGGTCCGTACCGGTGAACGTGAAATCAGCATGACTTTCAACCCGGAACTTTCCGACATCAGCATCGAGGAAATTGAAGGCAAGGACGTGATTGTGTTCGACGACATGGTCCGCACCGGTACTACGATTGTGCAGTGCTGCGAACACATCAAGAAGGGGAATCCCAACCGCGTGTGCTTCGGCGTGACCCACTTCCACACGAGCCCCGAGGCCCGCGAAAAGCTGAACAGCCCGGCCATCGACGAAATACTTACCACGTCTACTCTGCCCGACATCATGAACCGCGACTGCCAGGGCCGCCTCCGCAAGAAGCTCACCGTGATGAAGCTCGGCAAGTGGATTGCCCGCCACGTGATGCAGATGTACGGTCTGGACGACGGACGTTTCGAGAAGGACTTCTACAAGATCGACATGTCCTCCAAGAACCCCCGTTGGCCGCCCCAGTTCTTTTAA
- the nhaA gene encoding Na+/H+ antiporter NhaA yields MSAKVTSSDKIEELFPDTPIRKIITPMERLMKVETTGGIVLIIMTVAALLWANLSPESYHHVWHLPFALTIGSWVGAADLHWFINDALMTIFFFNIGLEVKGEIAYGELHDPKAASLPIIAAAGGMLFPALIYLALCPAGAGHGWGIPTATDIAFVVGCMAILGKKVPHALRVMILTLAIADDIGAILVIAIGYPSGDGINFAALGMGFVLLALINVFFRIGIRNLLLFHIIGVAVWAFFVKSGVHPTIAGVLLGLSVPAKAVLAKGKLAQFAGSIGGKLSGETKDRNEQYEVFTMLKQGARESISMQERLFKPLVPWVNFFIMPLFALSNAGVEIKLGGVEVPVMGAVALALVFGKPIGIFLFSLLSVKIGISKRPSYSWKILWGGGMLAGIGFTMALFVAGLAFDVGDRQDSAKLGILLGSFSAAILGTIYMSLVSKPHHGEEAAEETAKQE; encoded by the coding sequence ATGTCCGCAAAAGTAACAAGCAGCGATAAGATTGAGGAATTGTTCCCGGATACCCCTATCCGGAAAATCATCACGCCCATGGAACGCCTGATGAAGGTGGAAACCACGGGTGGGATTGTCCTTATCATCATGACGGTTGCGGCACTTTTGTGGGCGAACCTGAGCCCGGAGAGTTACCACCACGTTTGGCACTTGCCTTTTGCCTTGACCATCGGCAGTTGGGTGGGTGCTGCGGACTTGCACTGGTTTATCAACGATGCGCTGATGACCATCTTCTTCTTCAACATCGGTCTCGAGGTGAAGGGGGAGATTGCCTATGGTGAACTGCACGACCCCAAGGCGGCGAGCTTGCCCATCATTGCTGCGGCGGGCGGCATGCTGTTCCCTGCGTTGATTTACCTGGCTCTTTGCCCTGCAGGGGCCGGACACGGATGGGGAATCCCGACGGCTACCGATATCGCCTTCGTGGTGGGCTGTATGGCGATTCTCGGCAAGAAGGTGCCACATGCTTTGCGCGTGATGATTTTGACTCTCGCTATTGCCGACGATATCGGCGCTATCCTTGTGATTGCTATCGGTTACCCCAGTGGTGACGGAATCAACTTTGCGGCCCTGGGCATGGGCTTTGTCCTATTGGCCCTGATCAATGTATTTTTCCGCATAGGTATCAGGAACTTGCTGCTGTTCCATATCATCGGAGTGGCCGTCTGGGCCTTCTTTGTCAAGAGCGGTGTGCACCCCACCATCGCGGGTGTGCTGCTGGGCCTTTCTGTGCCTGCGAAGGCAGTTCTTGCCAAGGGCAAGCTGGCCCAGTTTGCCGGGAGCATTGGCGGCAAGCTTTCTGGCGAAACGAAGGACCGTAATGAGCAATACGAAGTATTTACCATGCTCAAGCAGGGTGCCCGCGAGAGCATTTCCATGCAGGAGCGCTTGTTCAAGCCCCTGGTGCCCTGGGTGAACTTCTTTATCATGCCGCTGTTCGCCCTGAGCAACGCCGGCGTAGAAATTAAGCTGGGTGGTGTAGAAGTCCCCGTGATGGGTGCGGTGGCCTTGGCCCTCGTGTTCGGCAAGCCCATCGGTATTTTCCTGTTCAGCCTGCTCTCCGTAAAGATTGGCATTTCCAAGCGGCCCAGCTACTCCTGGAAAATTCTGTGGGGTGGCGGCATGCTGGCGGGTATCGGCTTTACCATGGCGCTGTTTGTGGCGGGCCTTGCCTTTGATGTAGGCGACCGTCAGGATTCCGCAAAGCTAGGCATTTTGCTGGGCAGCTTCAGTGCGGCGATTCTCGGCACCATCTACATGAGCCTTGTCTCCAAGCCCCATCACGGCGAAGAGGCTGCAGAAGAAACGGCCAAACAGGAATAA
- a CDS encoding flavin reductase family protein has product MRKNLGIKTYLYPQPTLVIATYNEDGTPNAMVAAWGSVSDTNQVAIYVAHSHKTMQNVLERKAFTVSMANEKNIKAIDYLGVTSGNKVADKFKKSGLTAIRSENVDAPLIAELPLALECKLVSYDEKTELLLGEIVNVTADDSVLDENGKLSVEKLAPVCYDSAGHGYYVMERRVGNAFSDGKTL; this is encoded by the coding sequence ATGCGCAAAAATCTCGGAATCAAGACCTACCTTTACCCCCAACCCACGCTGGTTATTGCCACTTACAACGAAGACGGCACTCCCAATGCCATGGTGGCGGCCTGGGGTAGCGTAAGCGACACCAACCAGGTGGCAATTTACGTAGCACACAGCCACAAGACCATGCAGAACGTCCTTGAGCGCAAGGCCTTTACGGTGAGCATGGCCAACGAAAAGAATATCAAGGCCATTGATTACCTAGGCGTAACCTCCGGCAACAAGGTCGCAGACAAATTCAAAAAATCAGGACTTACCGCCATCAGGAGCGAAAACGTAGATGCCCCACTGATTGCGGAACTCCCACTTGCCTTGGAATGCAAGCTCGTGAGTTACGACGAAAAGACGGAATTGCTTCTCGGAGAAATCGTAAACGTGACTGCCGACGATTCGGTGCTCGACGAAAACGGCAAGCTTTCCGTCGAAAAACTCGCCCCTGTTTGCTACGATTCTGCTGGCCACGGCTACTACGTGATGGAACGCCGAGTAGGTAACGCCTTCAGCGACGGAAAAACGCTTTAG